The Vicia villosa cultivar HV-30 ecotype Madison, WI linkage group LG1, Vvil1.0, whole genome shotgun sequence genome includes a region encoding these proteins:
- the LOC131657842 gene encoding uncharacterized protein LOC131657842 has translation MGGCKYYLRFSKRSGQQYWQVVSYVDEHTCYRTADNRNAKTGWLAKRFAHVPMHSPYIKPSGLVAVALEKWEVKISYDQAYKAKRRAMDLLQGAGLNQFNHLRSYAKELLKSNPNSTVVIKCAEDNEAHVFERIYICLNACKLGFANYCRPLIGLDACFLKGGTGGQLMSVVGRDANNQIYPITYAVVEAETKDSWEWFLHLLIEDLGALNQKAYGFISDQQKGLVPAIQGLSEHVEQRLCVKHLYGNWKKKHSGLELKEVMWAAARATTIP, from the exons GTAAGAGAAGTGGGCAGCAATATTGGCAAGTAGTTAGTTATGTGGATGAGCATACCTGTTATAGAACTGCAGATAATAGAAATGCAAAGACAGGATGGCTGGCTAAAAGGTTTGCACATGTGCCAATGCATAGTCCTTATATCAAGCCATCTGGTCTTGTAGCTGTAGCACTTGAGAAATGGGAAGTGAAGATATCTTATGACCAAGCATACAAGGCAAAAAGGAGGGCAATGGATCTACTACAAGGGGCTGGACTTAACCAATTTAATCACCTGAGGAGTTATGCAAAGGAATTGTTGAAGTCAAATCCCAATAGTACTGTGGTCATAAAGTGTGCAGAAGACAATGAAGCACATGTTTTTGAGAGGATATACATATGTCTGAATGCTTGTAAGTTAGGATTTGCTAACTATTGCAGGCCACTGATAGGCTTAGATGCTTGCTTTTTAAAGGGGGGAACTGGTGGCCAGTTGATGTCAGTTGTTGGCAGAGATGCTAACAACCAAATATATCCAATAACTTATGCAGTGGTTGAGGCAGAGACCAAAGATTCATGGGAGTGGTTCTTGCATCTACTTATTGAAGACCTAGGTGCATTGAACCAAAAAGCATATGGTTTCATATCTGATCAACAGAAG GGGTTGGTTCCTGCTATACAAGGATTGAGTGAGCATGTGGAGCAGAGGCTTTGTGTAAAACACCTATATGGTAATTGGAAGAAAAAACATTCAGGTTTAGAGCTCAAGGAGGTGATGTGGGCAGCAGCTAGAGCAACTACAATACCATAA